From Halotia branconii CENA392, the proteins below share one genomic window:
- a CDS encoding class II aldolase/adducin family protein, giving the protein MQVISTEQPKTPQPPIFTSFAEERRYRQQRLAAALRLFSRYGFDEGIAGHITARDPEHPEHFWVNPFGMHFGMIRVSDLILVNHLGEVIAGDRPVNQAAFAIHSQVHAARPDVVAAAHAHSVYGKSWSSLGRLLDPLTQDACAFYQDHSLFNDYTGVVLELEEGKRIAQTLGNNKAIILKNHGLLTVGHSVDEAAWWFIAMERSCQAQLMAEAAGKPSPIQPEYASLAHSQVGSHYLGWFSFQPLYEMIVRQEPDLLE; this is encoded by the coding sequence ATGCAAGTCATATCCACAGAACAACCAAAGACTCCCCAACCACCAATATTCACTTCCTTTGCAGAGGAACGCCGTTATCGCCAGCAACGCTTAGCAGCAGCATTGCGTCTGTTTTCCCGCTATGGATTTGACGAAGGTATTGCTGGACATATTACTGCCCGCGACCCAGAACATCCAGAACATTTTTGGGTCAACCCTTTTGGAATGCACTTCGGTATGATTCGAGTCAGTGACCTGATCTTAGTTAACCATTTAGGTGAAGTAATTGCAGGCGATCGCCCAGTTAATCAGGCAGCTTTTGCGATTCATTCCCAAGTTCACGCGGCTCGTCCGGATGTAGTAGCAGCAGCTCATGCTCATTCTGTCTACGGCAAAAGTTGGTCTAGTCTTGGCCGTCTGCTTGACCCCCTTACCCAAGATGCTTGTGCTTTTTACCAAGATCATAGTCTTTTCAATGACTACACAGGTGTGGTTCTGGAATTAGAAGAAGGCAAACGTATTGCCCAAACCTTGGGCAACAATAAAGCCATCATTCTCAAAAACCACGGTTTGCTCACGGTAGGTCATTCAGTTGATGAGGCTGCTTGGTGGTTTATTGCAATGGAGCGTTCTTGTCAAGCTCAATTAATGGCAGAGGCTGCTGGTAAACCTAGCCCAATTCAACCTGAATATGCCAGTTTGGCACATTCCCAGGTAGGGTCACATTATCTCGGATGGTTTAGTTTTCAACCGTTATACGAGATGATTGTGCGGCAAGAACCCGACTTATTGGAGTAA
- a CDS encoding SGNH/GDSL hydrolase family protein: MKKQLMAAGFVLFSLALPLKAEAFTGLSVIGDSLSDTGNLYNLTLNPQTGVGFPPPPYFEGRFSNGPIWIDELAQKLNLEAPTPYINFLNGATPESGINFAFGGATTTDVNTIVTGLPSFPQEVAALTALQPADPEALYVLWIGANDYLPTQSPDFIPFVNPDTTLASISNALQTLASVGVKNVIVPNLPNLGNTPLALNLNQLIPDTSERLNQLTKDHNDGLSQLIKSFNQNPVLGLNIISLDVNSLFSDPANLGFTNFTQPCLNRVAQTICNNPNEYLYWDEIHPTARAHSIVANAALAAIPEPSAVLGMLALGALGAAGVLKRQHKKSTFTPISRVLAAQSSRITVEN, from the coding sequence ATGAAAAAGCAGTTGATGGCGGCAGGATTTGTCCTTTTTTCGCTGGCTTTGCCACTGAAAGCTGAAGCTTTTACTGGACTTTCTGTAATTGGTGATAGTCTTTCAGATACAGGAAATTTATACAATCTAACTTTAAATCCTCAAACAGGAGTCGGATTTCCACCTCCGCCTTATTTTGAAGGGCGTTTTTCTAATGGCCCTATCTGGATAGATGAACTGGCCCAAAAGCTGAACTTAGAGGCTCCTACTCCATATATTAATTTCTTAAATGGTGCTACCCCCGAAAGTGGTATAAACTTTGCCTTTGGTGGAGCCACCACTACAGATGTAAATACAATCGTAACTGGCTTACCGAGTTTTCCCCAGGAGGTTGCAGCATTGACGGCTTTGCAACCTGCTGATCCAGAAGCGCTCTATGTACTTTGGATTGGTGCCAATGATTATCTACCTACCCAATCCCCAGATTTTATACCTTTTGTAAATCCTGACACAACCTTAGCAAGTATATCAAATGCGTTACAAACCCTCGCTAGCGTTGGGGTTAAAAACGTTATAGTACCGAATTTGCCAAATTTGGGTAATACACCATTAGCGCTGAACTTAAATCAATTAATTCCTGATACGTCTGAGAGGCTCAATCAGCTAACCAAAGACCATAATGATGGACTGTCACAACTTATCAAAAGTTTTAACCAAAATCCGGTACTGGGTTTAAATATTATCTCTCTTGATGTTAATTCTCTGTTTAGTGACCCAGCAAATTTAGGTTTTACAAATTTTACTCAACCTTGCTTGAATAGAGTTGCTCAAACAATCTGTAATAACCCAAACGAGTACTTGTATTGGGATGAAATTCATCCCACAGCGCGCGCTCATAGCATAGTTGCTAATGCTGCTTTAGCGGCAATTCCCGAACCTTCAGCTGTATTGGGAATGTTAGCACTTGGGGCTTTGGGTGCGGCAGGTGTGCTAAAACGCCAACACAAAAAGTCTACTTTTACTCCAATAAGTCGGGTTCTTGCCGCACAATCATCTCGTATAACGGTTGAAAACTAA
- a CDS encoding S-layer homology domain-containing protein, with protein MLPHKSPAILLSLAVLFSSLTACANTPTAKNLEQSLAADPRLQDNPAIFTETQQGETQAEQNQPTLALPTDFPKEIPLYPNATLQEVTPSNGSENKVSTRWLSSDPSNLITSFYRNQFQTNNWQILQQPTDEAEGSFEARLNNLLAKVSIQPQSVTNPTPNQPQTATSLVIEYTSNSTATTQPSPTTSPGETANNPPQPGDPQFIGPVAPTNLATQPENTVEGQKTATPTPASQQFSDLNKAPQELRKYIQDLASLGVLSIDSQTTKNNSNVSTNQFEPGKIITHREYARWLVATNNAMYASNPAKQIRLAAQSTQSAFSDVSKTDPDFPEIQGLAEAGLIPSPLSGDSTAVLFRPDAPLIREQLILWKVPLDTRQSLPNASLDAVKQTWGFQDVGKIDPKALRAVLADFQNGEQSNIRRVFGYTTLFQPKKPVTRAEAAAALWYFGTQGEGISAVEALKVKTPQN; from the coding sequence GTGCTTCCCCATAAATCTCCAGCTATCTTATTGAGTTTGGCTGTTCTATTTTCTTCTTTAACAGCCTGTGCTAATACTCCAACTGCCAAAAACTTAGAACAGTCTTTGGCAGCAGATCCTAGATTGCAAGACAATCCGGCGATTTTTACTGAAACTCAACAGGGTGAAACGCAAGCAGAACAAAATCAACCCACACTTGCGTTACCGACAGATTTTCCTAAAGAGATCCCGTTATATCCCAACGCCACACTCCAGGAAGTAACACCTAGTAATGGCTCAGAAAATAAGGTATCCACTCGCTGGTTAAGTTCTGATCCCAGTAATTTGATCACTAGCTTTTATCGTAACCAGTTTCAGACGAACAATTGGCAGATTTTGCAACAGCCTACAGATGAAGCGGAAGGCTCTTTTGAAGCGCGTCTGAACAACTTGCTGGCAAAGGTATCCATTCAACCTCAATCAGTCACTAACCCTACACCCAATCAACCACAAACAGCAACTAGTTTAGTAATTGAGTATACATCCAATAGTACAGCAACAACACAACCTAGCCCAACCACTAGCCCTGGCGAAACTGCTAATAACCCTCCTCAACCAGGTGATCCACAATTCATTGGCCCTGTAGCACCGACAAATTTAGCTACACAACCAGAAAATACAGTTGAAGGTCAAAAAACTGCTACACCTACACCTGCATCTCAACAATTTAGCGATCTGAACAAAGCACCGCAAGAACTACGGAAATACATTCAAGATTTAGCCAGCTTGGGTGTTTTGTCTATAGATTCTCAGACAACTAAGAACAACTCAAATGTTTCAACTAACCAATTTGAACCGGGTAAAATTATTACCCACCGAGAATATGCTCGTTGGCTAGTTGCGACTAATAATGCTATGTATGCTAGTAATCCAGCTAAGCAAATTCGTCTAGCTGCACAAAGCACTCAATCGGCTTTTAGTGATGTGTCAAAAACAGACCCAGATTTTCCCGAAATTCAAGGGTTGGCTGAAGCTGGATTAATTCCTAGTCCTTTGTCAGGAGATTCTACAGCAGTTTTGTTTCGTCCTGATGCCCCCTTGATACGGGAGCAATTAATTTTATGGAAAGTACCATTGGATACTCGCCAATCTTTACCTAATGCCAGTTTAGATGCTGTCAAACAAACTTGGGGTTTCCAGGATGTCGGAAAAATTGACCCCAAGGCTTTACGCGCCGTGTTAGCAGATTTTCAAAATGGCGAACAATCGAATATTCGGCGGGTGTTTGGATATACAACATTATTTCAGCCCAAAAAACCTGTGACTCGTGCAGAAGCCGCAGCCGCTTTGTGGTATTTTGGAACTCAAGGTGAGGGTATATCTGCTGTTGAAGCTTTAAAGGTGAAAACTCCGCAAAACTAA